CCGTGTCGGCCCACGCGGGCCGCCGCCGGGTCCAGCGCTGCAGGAATTCCACGTCGGGCCGGTTGCGCGACAGGCCTTCGAGGTCGACGAGGTACGCCGGCCCGTCGCCGGCCGCCTGGGCCAAGCGCTCCTCGGAGCCGGGCGGAAGCGAGGCGCCGCCGGCGTCGGTGAGGCGGCCGCGCCGAACGTGGGCGGCAGGAACAAGCTGCATGCGGGGCGCAACGGTGGTCGCCCGCATAAGCCCCGCGGTCGGGCACGTCCGGCGGCCCGCCGGGCGACCGTCATCCTTATCCCAAAGGATATCATACTCGGGTTGCTCGCCACGATGAGGAAGAACGCATCCCTGATCGCATGATGAGTGATGGGCGAACCAAGTGGCGGCATTTCCTCGGGACGGCGGTGGGTCGATGCCACGCAAGGGACAACGCGGCGCGTTCGGCGCGGTTCGCGCGCGCGTCCGCAAGGAGGTTCTCCGGAACCCCGGCGTGGGCGTGAGCGAGATCGCGCGCCGGCTCGGCTTCGACCAGTCCACGATCAACTACCACGCGCACATCCTGGCGGCCGAGGGGGCCGTGCAGATCGTGAAGGACGGCCGCACGCTTCGCCTGTTCAAGCCGGGCCGCCGGTCGCGTCGCGAGCTTGCGCCGCTTCTCGTCGCCCGCCACCCGGCCCTGCGCAAGATCGTGCAGGCGATCCTTCGCCACCCCGGCATCAACGGAGAGACGTTGGCCCAGCGCCTCAAGCTTGCCAAGAGCACGGTCTCCTACCACGTGAAGAAGCTGCGGTCGCAGGGAGTGGTGACGCGGCGGAACGGCCCCGACGGCCAGCAGCTTTTCGTGAGCCCGCGGTTCAGGCGCGCCTTCCGCTAGGCGGCGGGGAACGCGGTTTGGCCGCGGAAAGCGACGGGAGCTCCTTTGCCATGAGCAGTCCCCGCTCCGTCAGGTAGCCCGTCACGTACTTGGCGGGCGTGACGTCGAACGCCGGGTTGTGGGCCCGGACCCCCTCGGGCGCCACGCGGACGCCTGCCAACTCGAGCACCTCCGACTCGTCGCGCTCCTCGATCGCGATGCCGGCGCCCGACGGCGTGGCCGGATCGTAGGTGCTCGCCGGCAGCGCCACGTAGAACGGGACCCCGTGCTCGCGCGCGAGCACGGCCTTCTCGTACGTGCCGATCTTGTTGGCCACGTCGCCGTTCTGGGCCACCCGGTCGGCGCCGACGATGACGAGGTCGACCTCGCTGCGCGAGAGGAACCACCCGGCGGCGTTGTCGGCCACGACGCGCGCGTCGATGCCCTCGTTGAGAAGCTCCCAGGCCGTGAGGTGGCCCTGCAGCCGGGGCCGCGTCTCGTCGCAGAGGACCGAGAACCGGCGACCCTGCCGCGCGGCCAGCCGAAGCGGCGCCGTCGCCGTGCCGAGGTCCACCGTGGCAAGCGCGCCGGCGTTGCAGTGCGTAAGGATGCGGGCTCCGTCCTTCACGAGCGGAAGCCCGGCCTCGCCGATGCGCCGGCAGGCCTCCACGACGCCGTCGGCGTACGCCTGCGCGGCGGCCAGTGGATCCTCGCCGCGTCGGATCGCTTCGTGGACGTGCTCGACTCCGTGGGCAAGGTTGACGGCCGTCGGCCGCGTGGCGCGGAGGATCGAGGACGCCCGCTCGGGGTCGGCTGCGCCAAGGGCCATTCCAAAGGCGGCCGCCGCGCCGATCGTGGGCGCGCCCCGGACGGTCATGTCCGCGATCGCCGAGGCGACCTCCTCCACGGTGCGAAGGTCCCGCAGCTCAACCCGCCGCGGCAGGAGCCGCTGGTCGAGGACCCGCAACGCTTCGCGCTCCCACCAGAGCGCGCGAAGCTCGCGCGGGCGGCCGTTGAGGAGCACGCGCATGCGGCGCTAGATCTCCTCCATCGCGGCCTCGTGGGCTTCGATGGCGAGTTCACGGGCCTCGTCGAGCGTGGGCCCCACGGCGAAGCAGCCGTGGTTCTTGAGAAGGAAGAAGGGCGCCTTCCGGACGATCTTGATGGCCTCCATCGTCCATTCGAGGGAGCCCGGCGGACGCATCTCGCGCGTCTCGGGGAACATTCCCGTCTTCTTCTGCGCCTTGAGGATGGCCGGGTCGTCGAAATGGAGAACGCCGTGGAACTCCTCGTGCGTGTCGTAGAGCAGCCAGTGCAGGCCCGCCTCGAAGCACGGCTCCTGCGTGCCCATGCACATGAGACGGTTGCGCTGCGCGTCGTAGTCGACGACCTCGACGAAGTCGGGCTCCTCCATGCTCGCGAAGACCGACCCGGCGCGGTTGATGACGATGCGCTTGCCGTAGCGCGCGCTCACGCTTCCAAGGCCGTTTGCCATGCCCGCTTCGCCAAACTCGCGGGCAAGAGCCGCAAGCTTGGGCACAAGGGGGTTCCGGCTGGGCTCGTTGCCGACGAAGAACGTGCGGAATTTGCGAGGTGAAAGCTCGACGCCCATTCGCTTCCCCGGTCCTTGGCTAGGGCGGCCAAAGGGCCAACGGGTCTTAAGCGTTGCCCGCAAGCCAAAAAGACGCGCGGGCGGGCCTGCGCGCGGCCGTCGC
This genomic interval from Candidatus Thermoplasmatota archaeon contains the following:
- a CDS encoding MarR family transcriptional regulator, with the protein product MPRKGQRGAFGAVRARVRKEVLRNPGVGVSEIARRLGFDQSTINYHAHILAAEGAVQIVKDGRTLRLFKPGRRSRRELAPLLVARHPALRKIVQAILRHPGINGETLAQRLKLAKSTVSYHVKKLRSQGVVTRRNGPDGQQLFVSPRFRRAFR
- a CDS encoding class II aldolase/adducin family protein; the encoded protein is MGVELSPRKFRTFFVGNEPSRNPLVPKLAALAREFGEAGMANGLGSVSARYGKRIVINRAGSVFASMEEPDFVEVVDYDAQRNRLMCMGTQEPCFEAGLHWLLYDTHEEFHGVLHFDDPAILKAQKKTGMFPETREMRPPGSLEWTMEAIKIVRKAPFFLLKNHGCFAVGPTLDEARELAIEAHEAAMEEI
- the mtnA gene encoding S-methyl-5-thioribose-1-phosphate isomerase yields the protein MRVLLNGRPRELRALWWEREALRVLDQRLLPRRVELRDLRTVEEVASAIADMTVRGAPTIGAAAAFGMALGAADPERASSILRATRPTAVNLAHGVEHVHEAIRRGEDPLAAAQAYADGVVEACRRIGEAGLPLVKDGARILTHCNAGALATVDLGTATAPLRLAARQGRRFSVLCDETRPRLQGHLTAWELLNEGIDARVVADNAAGWFLSRSEVDLVIVGADRVAQNGDVANKIGTYEKAVLAREHGVPFYVALPASTYDPATPSGAGIAIEERDESEVLELAGVRVAPEGVRAHNPAFDVTPAKYVTGYLTERGLLMAKELPSLSAAKPRSPPPSGRRA